CCGAGGGCGCGAAGGCCAGCCCGGTGACCGCGAGGGCCCCGGCCAGCATTGCCGCACCTGATCCGATTCGCTTGCCTCTCATGGGATCCGCTCCCTTCCCGAGTACGGGAATCCATGTGGGGGGTGGATGGACGGGAGATGCCGACGGACCACCGCCCGGGAGGGATGGGTGCGGGCACCCTGCCCGGAGCGGATCTGACGGTCCGTCGGAACTTGCGGTTCCATTGATGCGTGAGCGATTCGAAAACGGCAAGGTTGAAAACCGGCCTACCTGGAGCCGCCGCCTGCCTGTGACGGCAGGTGACTCCCGGACGCCCTGGGACGGGAACGCCCCCGCGGGCGGCGCCCTAGGGGGTCAGGCCGTGGCGACGGTCAGGCGGACGGTTCCGTCGGGGGCGGCCAGCAGCACCGGGGTCCCCGGACCCCCGAGGTCGCCCACGGCGGCGAGATCGGCCTCGGCGGCCGCCTCCTCGGTGGTCACCACCGCCGCCGCCTCCAGCGACCGCGCGCCCGAGGCCACGGCCATCGCCACCGCCGTCTGGAGCGCGGTCAGCCGCAGCGACGGCAGGGCCACCGTCGCCGCGACATACGTACGTCCCGTCTCGTCCCGTACGGCGGCCCCCTCGGGCACACCGTTACGGGCCCGCGCGGAACGGGCCAGGGTGACGATCTTGCGGTCCTCGGGGTCGAGCGCGTTGCTGTCGGTCATGCCCCGAGCATACGAAGAACCGGCCGGGGCCCGGCGACGCGGCCACGGGGCGGACTCAGGGCCGGTCGAGCCTCAGCCGCTCGGCCCTCGGCAGCCCGGCGACCACCAGGTCGTAGGAGTCCTCGACGAGCTCGCGCACCAGCCGCTCGGGAAGCCCCGCGTCGACCGTCACCGTGTTCCAGTGCCGCTTGTTCATGTGGTAGCCGGGCACGATCAGCCCCTCGTGCTCCCCGCGCAGGCGCACCGCGTCGTCCGGGTCGCACTTGAGGTTCACCGTCAGGGGCCGCGCGTCCAGGGTCGTCAGGGCGAACAGCTTGCCGCCGACCTTGAAGACCGAGATCTCCGGACGGAAGGGGAAGTCCT
Above is a genomic segment from Streptomyces asoensis containing:
- a CDS encoding cytidine deaminase, whose product is MTDSNALDPEDRKIVTLARSARARNGVPEGAAVRDETGRTYVAATVALPSLRLTALQTAVAMAVASGARSLEAAAVVTTEEAAAEADLAAVGDLGGPGTPVLLAAPDGTVRLTVATA
- a CDS encoding MmcQ/YjbR family DNA-binding protein, with the protein product MTPQQLRALCLSFNAAVEDFPFRPEISVFKVGGKLFALTTLDARPLTVNLKCDPDDAVRLRGEHEGLIVPGYHMNKRHWNTVTVDAGLPERLVRELVEDSYDLVVAGLPRAERLRLDRP